One part of the Glycine max cultivar Williams 82 chromosome 14, Glycine_max_v4.0, whole genome shotgun sequence genome encodes these proteins:
- the LOC100779612 gene encoding uncharacterized protein, with protein MSLVNKNVLFCFLSLNFVHVTETTNSFTRSHSFCAHIFQSTQGGRGTKKEMHAMWVSLKDNVKCGNKLNDVIKQQTKCGKGSGYVAEKEKMNGYNRPLMETPTTSLVVSRPSNTLGRLHELSVGDPSRKIVEMIFQKAWFNKSKPVKKVRTVLRVSYSEEVLERFEKYREYVKKVASEQNPRNPRSAVDGNELLQFYGTTMRCFQGKSAKKVHDLCKDPSCYLCQIIQFNFNTRYAEIHLNTSDKESRNRTTATARVHNVKKAAIICRIIAGTAVNEVDGEYEGSHSTGLGEMQFTLQKFVVKNPSSILPCFVIIFS; from the exons atgagtTTAGTGAACAAAAAtgtactcttttgttttttgtccctCAATTTTGTGCATGTTACTGAGACAACAAACTCGTTCACAAGAAGCCATTCCTTTTGTGCTCATATATTTCAATCCACACAGGGAGGAAGAGGAACGAAAAAAGAGATGCATGCCATGTGGGTCTCCTTGAAGGATAATGTCAAATGTGGAAACAAGCTCAACGATGTAATCAAGCAGCAAACAAAATGCGGCAAAGGAAGTGGCTATGTTgcagaaaaggagaaaatgaaTGGATATAATAGACCTCTAATGGAAACTCCAACTACTAGCCTAGTGGTTTCAAGACCAAGCAACACACTGGGAAGGCTTCATG AGCTGAGTGTTGGAGACCCATCAAGAAAAATTGTGGAGATGATATTTCAAAAAGCTTGGTTTAACAAATCAAAGCCAGTGAAGAAGGTCAGAACAGTCCTCAGGGTGAGTTACTCAGAAGAAGTCCTTGAAAGGTTTGAGAAGTATAGAGAATATGTCAAGAAGGTGGCCTCTGAGCAAAATCCAAGGAATCCAAGGAGCGCAGTTGATGGGAACGAACTGTTGCAGTTCTATGGTACTACAATGAGATGTTTTCAAGGAAAATCTGCTAAGAAAGTTCATGATCTGTGTAAAGATCCATCTTGTTATCTTTGTCAAATAATTCAGTTTAATTTCAACACACGATATGCCGAGATTCACTTGAATACAAGTGACAAAGAGTCGAGAAACAGAACAACTGCCACTGCCAGAGTACATAATGTGAAAAAAGCTGCAATAATTTGCAGGATAATTGCTGGAACTGCAGTAAATGAAGTTGATGGTGAATATGAAGGGTCTCACTCAACTGGGTTGGGAGAAATGCAGTTTACCTTACAAAAATTTGTAGTAAAAAATCCCAGTTCTATTCTTCCttgttttgtaataattttcagCTAA